The DNA sequence AAATAGCCGACCCGGCAGCCGGCCATGTTGTAGCTTTTGGACAACGAATTGATCTCCACGCCAACGTCCTTTGCGCCTGGAACAGAAAGAAAACTCACCGGTTTGTTTCCGTCATAATACAGCTCGCCGTAAGCAAAATCGGACACAACGAGAATATCGTACCGCTTCGCAAACTCGACCACTTCGCGATAAAACGATTCTGTCGCTATAGCTGGAACTGGATTTCCAGGGAAGTTGATAAACATGATTGTCGCCCGTTTGGCAATGTCCTCCGGGATCGCACGCAAATCCGGCAAAAAGCGGTTTTCCTCCCTCAGCGGCAGAAAATACGGCTCCGCTTCCGCCATTGCCACCCCCGCCGCATACGCCGGATACCCGGGATCCGGCAATAAAATGACATCCCCCGGGTCGGCGAACACCATCGGCAAATGCACGAGCCCGTCCTGTGATCCGATGACGTACGTTACTTCCGTCTCCGGATCGAGCACGACGCCATGCGCCGTGCGATAATAGTCGGCGACCGCTTCACGAAACTCGCGAATGCCCCTTAATGTGTAGCCGTACGCATTCGGCTCGTTGGCGTAGCGGGCGATCGCCTCACGCACAAACGGCGCCGGGGGCAAATCCGGGCTGCCGACGCTTAAATCGATCCACTCGTCATGAAGATGGCGCCGCTGTTGGCGATACGCCGCCAATTCGGCAAAAATCGATGCAGAAAATGCGTTCATTCGTTTCGCCCTTTTCATCGTCTTTCCTCTCCCTTGCCAAAACAAAAACCGCTTTTCCTTTTCACTTTTGGTTGGTATATACTATGATTACATGAATAGTGTATCATATGTTCAAGGGGAAAACATAGACAGAAAGGCGGGAAAACAGCGATGACAACCATCTTTTTTGCGGCCAGCCTCATTACGTTGTTGTATTTCATTTACAGCTGCATCGCCAATGCCTGACGGCGGCAGCGAAAACGGAGCTCCGCACAGGAGCTCCGTTTTCTTTCAGTCGATTTTCGTTTTTTTGCGCGCAGAATCAAGCTCGTAGGCGCATGTTTCCGTTTGCGTCGTGCCTTGTCCCCTCACCTCCGGGGCGCTGACGCCCGTTTTCGAACGGTCTTTTTTCCGCTTCGGCACGCCGATCACCTCCGCCCTTATCGTTCCCCGGCGCCGGCAGTGGTATGCAAGGCCTGGGAAGGCATAAGGCATCAGTTACA is a window from the Geobacillus stearothermophilus ATCC 12980 genome containing:
- a CDS encoding YuzL family protein yields the protein MPKRKKDRSKTGVSAPEVRGQGTTQTETCAYELDSARKKTKID